The following proteins come from a genomic window of Halodesulfovibrio sp.:
- a CDS encoding methyltransferase produces the protein MITDEKIAQARQYFPRGLFQPEGTFKFSMDALLLARFAGAAKYRTAVDLGTGCGVVGLTMLLENTRLSMTGIELQEILLEAAHQNAAHLGLASRFTGTLTDVAAIRDSGITAESADIVVSNPPYRKPNQGRHSATQERTCALFETEGSLKAFVQAASFLVKNKGSFCCIFPSERLEELLSACTMHKLTPKRLKFIHSKADQKSTLVLLEARKNGNCGIVVEPPLVMYSGTGDKTALTDGAIAYCPYLECNARGR, from the coding sequence ATGATTACTGACGAGAAGATAGCTCAAGCACGGCAATACTTTCCACGCGGCTTGTTCCAACCGGAAGGAACCTTCAAATTTTCAATGGATGCTCTGCTACTTGCACGATTTGCGGGAGCGGCAAAATATCGAACAGCTGTTGATCTGGGCACAGGGTGCGGGGTAGTCGGGCTTACTATGCTTCTCGAAAACACACGTCTCTCCATGACAGGCATTGAGCTGCAAGAAATACTTCTCGAAGCCGCACACCAAAACGCCGCACACCTAGGGCTTGCTTCTCGTTTCACAGGAACATTAACAGATGTTGCCGCAATCCGTGACAGCGGAATTACAGCAGAAAGTGCAGATATCGTTGTTTCCAATCCGCCCTACCGCAAACCTAATCAAGGACGCCACTCTGCAACGCAAGAGCGCACCTGTGCCTTATTTGAAACAGAAGGCTCTTTAAAAGCGTTTGTGCAGGCAGCATCTTTTCTGGTAAAAAATAAGGGATCATTTTGCTGTATTTTCCCTTCTGAACGCCTTGAAGAATTGCTGAGTGCTTGCACCATGCACAAACTCACACCTAAGCGTCTGAAATTTATTCACAGCAAGGCAGATCAAAAGAGTACGCTAGTGTTGCTTGAAGCCCGAAAAAACGGTAATTGCGGTATAGTTGTCGAACCACCGCTCGTTATGTATAGCGGCACTGGCGACAAGACAGCTCTGACAGACGGGGCTATTGCATATTGTCCCTATCTTGAATGTAATGCACGTGGGCGATAG
- a CDS encoding AMP-binding protein, producing the protein MQAFELREKTLGQILDETVEKYPDNDAVVYVDRDYRQTYKEFGKVVDDLAQGLMALGVQRGEKVAVWATNVPYWVALQFATAKIGAILLTVNTNYRKSELEYLLSQSECENLFIMDGYRDHDFVQTIYDMIPELRHQPRGKLNVDKLPSLKRVMFLGVEKHRGMYSIPEIMAMQAMVSEDEYLERQATLSPYDVVNMQYTSGTTGFPKGVMLTHVGIGLNGYWIGKNQGFTNKDRLCLPVPLFHCFGCVLGVLAAVNHGATLVILENFSPVHIMASVDQEHCTALYGVPTMFLAVLEHKMFSKFDYSSLRTGIMAGSICPEPLMKRVIEDMNMTEVTICYGLTEGSPVMTQTLPHDSFERRTQSVGKKMPGIEVRIIDPETGEECPRGTQGEVVCRGYNVMKGYYAMPEATEAAIDKDNWLHSGDLGVMDEDGYVVITGRIKDMIIRGGENIYPREIEEFLYGMDGVHDVQVVGIPSRKYGEEVAAFIINKEGYDLAPEDVRDYCRGKIAWHKVPRYIAFVKEYPMTASGKIQKFKLREKSEEYFGEVR; encoded by the coding sequence ATGCAAGCATTCGAACTTCGCGAAAAGACCCTTGGTCAGATTCTTGATGAAACGGTCGAAAAATATCCTGACAACGATGCCGTTGTATACGTAGACCGTGATTACCGGCAGACCTACAAAGAATTTGGCAAGGTGGTTGATGATCTGGCGCAAGGGCTTATGGCTCTTGGTGTTCAGCGGGGCGAAAAAGTTGCTGTTTGGGCAACAAACGTTCCCTACTGGGTTGCACTACAGTTTGCGACAGCAAAAATTGGTGCCATCCTACTAACCGTAAATACCAACTACCGTAAAAGCGAACTAGAATACCTGCTATCTCAGTCTGAATGCGAGAACCTGTTCATTATGGATGGATACCGCGATCATGACTTTGTTCAGACTATTTACGATATGATTCCCGAGCTGCGTCATCAGCCTCGCGGCAAGCTTAACGTCGATAAGCTTCCGTCACTGAAGCGCGTCATGTTTCTTGGTGTTGAAAAGCATCGAGGCATGTACTCCATTCCTGAAATCATGGCTATGCAGGCGATGGTTTCTGAAGATGAATACCTTGAACGACAAGCTACACTCTCTCCATATGATGTGGTCAACATGCAGTACACTTCCGGTACTACAGGATTCCCGAAAGGGGTTATGCTGACACATGTAGGTATTGGTCTAAATGGATACTGGATCGGGAAAAACCAAGGTTTTACCAATAAGGACAGACTCTGTCTGCCTGTTCCGCTGTTCCACTGCTTTGGTTGTGTGCTCGGTGTTCTTGCCGCAGTAAACCACGGTGCAACGCTCGTTATTCTGGAAAACTTTTCACCTGTGCACATTATGGCTTCTGTAGATCAGGAACACTGCACCGCCCTCTACGGGGTACCGACAATGTTCCTTGCAGTGCTTGAGCATAAGATGTTCTCCAAATTTGATTACTCATCGCTTCGTACCGGCATTATGGCAGGCTCCATCTGTCCCGAGCCGCTGATGAAGCGTGTTATCGAAGATATGAACATGACAGAAGTAACCATCTGCTATGGTCTTACTGAAGGTTCTCCGGTTATGACCCAGACCTTGCCGCATGACAGCTTCGAACGTCGAACCCAGTCCGTAGGCAAGAAAATGCCGGGAATCGAAGTACGCATTATTGATCCAGAAACAGGTGAAGAATGTCCACGCGGTACACAAGGCGAAGTTGTCTGCCGAGGCTACAACGTCATGAAAGGCTACTACGCCATGCCGGAAGCCACAGAAGCAGCGATTGATAAAGACAACTGGCTGCATTCCGGCGATCTCGGAGTCATGGACGAAGATGGATACGTCGTTATCACAGGCCGTATCAAAGACATGATTATCCGTGGCGGTGAAAATATCTATCCGCGTGAAATCGAAGAATTCCTCTACGGCATGGACGGCGTACACGACGTTCAAGTTGTCGGTATTCCAAGCCGCAAATATGGTGAAGAGGTTGCTGCCTTTATTATCAATAAAGAAGGCTATGATCTTGCCCCTGAAGATGTACGTGATTACTGCCGTGGCAAAATCGCATGGCATAAGGTTCCGCGTTACATAGCATTTGTAAAAGAATACCCGATGACAGCATCAGGGAAAATTCAAAAATTCAAGCTTCGCGAAAAGTCCGAAGAATACTTCGGTGAAGTTAGATAA
- a CDS encoding cupin domain-containing protein, with product MATEKLGNRIRKFREERGLSRAELAEQADLTELFVTALEEEDLYPSIAPLQKIARALGVRLGTFMDDEISVDPLIVRKESREADLTMQKAGDKNPSFLFHSLGKGKTDRNMEPFFIHITPEAEEDRKISSHQGEEFIVVTSGKLLVRYGKEEHVLETGDSVYFNSIVPHYVGAADGEEAEIYAVIYYPD from the coding sequence ATGGCGACTGAAAAATTAGGAAATCGCATTCGCAAGTTCAGGGAAGAGCGGGGCTTAAGCCGCGCAGAGCTTGCAGAACAGGCTGATTTAACAGAATTATTTGTAACCGCTTTAGAGGAAGAAGACCTGTATCCTTCTATTGCGCCGTTGCAAAAAATAGCCCGTGCACTTGGCGTTCGCCTCGGCACATTTATGGATGATGAAATTTCTGTTGACCCGTTGATTGTACGTAAAGAGTCCCGTGAGGCTGATCTTACAATGCAGAAAGCTGGCGATAAAAACCCAAGCTTTTTGTTCCACTCTTTAGGCAAAGGCAAAACTGACCGTAATATGGAACCATTTTTTATCCATATTACTCCTGAAGCTGAAGAAGACCGTAAGATATCTTCACATCAGGGCGAAGAGTTTATTGTGGTTACTTCCGGCAAGCTGCTTGTGCGCTATGGCAAAGAAGAACACGTACTTGAGACTGGCGACAGCGTCTATTTCAACTCCATTGTTCCGCATTACGTAGGTGCGGCAGATGGTGAAGAGGCTGAAATTTACGCAGTAATCTACTACCCTGACTAG
- the hypF gene encoding carbamoyltransferase HypF produces the protein MTHRVRRKRYIITGQVQGVGFRPFVYRIALENKVTGTVSNTSDGVFIEVQGDDVTLAGFAFDLVDKLPPLAEVTSKTEEELPAVDGENSFIILESEGKQGNRVLISADVATCDDCLRDMSDPDNRRYEYPFTNCTNCGPRYTITRSIPYDRAKTSMSCFPLCPDCKKEYEDPLDRRFHAQPNACDVCGPYVWLTEPDGVEVCRGTEAIAQTAAGLAEGRIAAVKGLGGFHLVCMATGTQGQQAVETLRTRKNRWGKPLAVMVKDIETARTIANLTDAEEALLQTKERPIVLCKQRGDAPLAAALNPGTQYIGIMLPYTPLHHILFKYYAKQTSELPVLVMTSGNMSSEPIALGNREALKRLHSLADIFLLHNRDILVRVDDSVVRVQKDTGKPQFLRRARGFAPRPVFMTEKAPSVLGVGPELKNTLCYTRDNEAFVSQHIGDMQNLEVYSFYEEIAEFLPQILEVNVEAVVHDLHPDYMTTRFAHEYGKKHDIPVLGLQHHAAHIYSVLAENKFTGTALGLALDGTGFGEDGTIWGGELLCVNNQSLEQSRLGRFAHIPLPGGETAIREPWRIAQGILWSAGIQRSEKEWTWEQDFAQQATLLPQLLERNINTPLTSSCGRLFDAVSALLGICHVVTYEGEAAILLENAQDLTVSEAYECHVQHTNGVLVLDTVSLFLQCYRDWEQGVPNSVIARKFHLGLVQGCAELAVQGMRDTTLNTIALSGGVMQSFTIGKELPEALAAQGHTVIQHTQLPPNDGCISLGQAAYGRQWLLNQSE, from the coding sequence ATGACTCATCGTGTACGCCGTAAGCGCTATATCATTACTGGTCAGGTTCAGGGTGTTGGATTTCGTCCTTTCGTGTATAGAATTGCCTTGGAAAACAAGGTGACTGGCACTGTAAGCAATACTTCTGATGGAGTGTTTATTGAAGTGCAAGGGGATGATGTAACACTAGCTGGTTTTGCATTCGACTTGGTAGACAAACTGCCGCCACTTGCGGAAGTGACCTCGAAGACAGAGGAAGAGCTTCCCGCTGTAGACGGTGAAAACAGCTTTATAATTTTGGAAAGCGAAGGCAAACAGGGCAACCGTGTCCTTATCAGTGCCGATGTTGCTACGTGCGATGACTGCCTGCGGGATATGTCTGATCCTGATAATCGCAGGTATGAGTATCCTTTTACCAACTGCACCAATTGCGGCCCGCGGTATACCATTACTCGTTCCATTCCTTACGACAGGGCAAAGACTTCCATGTCCTGTTTTCCGCTATGTCCCGACTGTAAGAAAGAATACGAAGACCCGCTCGACAGACGTTTTCATGCCCAGCCGAACGCTTGTGATGTTTGCGGCCCTTATGTCTGGTTGACTGAGCCGGATGGAGTGGAAGTGTGCCGTGGCACTGAAGCTATTGCGCAAACAGCGGCAGGTCTTGCAGAGGGTAGAATCGCAGCCGTGAAGGGGCTTGGCGGCTTTCATCTTGTATGCATGGCAACAGGTACTCAGGGGCAGCAAGCTGTAGAGACATTGCGAACCCGAAAGAACAGGTGGGGCAAGCCGCTTGCTGTGATGGTGAAAGACATTGAAACCGCTCGCACGATAGCAAATCTCACAGATGCAGAAGAAGCGTTGTTGCAAACGAAAGAGCGCCCGATAGTTCTGTGTAAACAGCGTGGCGATGCTCCGTTAGCCGCGGCACTGAATCCAGGTACACAGTATATCGGCATTATGCTTCCCTACACCCCACTTCATCATATTCTTTTTAAATATTACGCAAAGCAGACTAGCGAGCTACCTGTTCTGGTTATGACGTCCGGTAATATGAGCAGCGAACCTATTGCTCTTGGGAACCGTGAAGCTCTTAAGCGTTTGCATTCTCTTGCAGATATTTTCCTACTTCATAATCGCGACATTTTGGTGCGCGTGGATGATTCGGTTGTGCGTGTCCAAAAAGATACAGGCAAGCCACAATTTTTGCGCCGCGCCAGAGGTTTTGCACCGCGTCCTGTTTTTATGACGGAGAAAGCACCGTCAGTGCTCGGGGTAGGTCCCGAACTTAAGAATACGCTTTGCTATACCCGCGATAATGAGGCGTTTGTTTCACAGCATATTGGCGATATGCAAAATCTCGAAGTGTACTCATTCTATGAGGAAATTGCAGAATTTTTACCGCAAATTCTTGAGGTAAACGTCGAGGCTGTTGTTCATGACCTGCATCCCGATTACATGACAACCCGCTTTGCCCATGAATATGGGAAGAAGCATGATATACCCGTCTTAGGGCTTCAGCACCATGCAGCGCATATCTACAGTGTTCTGGCAGAAAATAAATTTACAGGAACTGCACTTGGGCTTGCGCTGGATGGAACTGGCTTTGGAGAAGACGGGACTATATGGGGAGGCGAATTGCTGTGTGTGAATAACCAGTCGCTGGAGCAATCAAGGCTCGGCAGATTTGCACATATCCCGCTTCCCGGTGGAGAGACAGCCATACGCGAACCGTGGCGCATAGCACAGGGCATTCTTTGGAGTGCTGGCATACAGCGTTCCGAAAAAGAATGGACATGGGAGCAGGATTTTGCCCAGCAGGCAACGTTGTTACCACAATTGCTGGAACGTAACATTAATACACCGCTAACATCATCCTGTGGGCGTTTGTTTGATGCCGTATCTGCCTTGCTCGGAATATGTCATGTCGTAACCTATGAGGGCGAAGCCGCAATTTTACTAGAAAACGCACAAGATTTAACAGTATCAGAAGCGTATGAATGTCATGTGCAACATACTAACGGAGTTCTTGTGTTGGACACCGTCAGCTTATTTCTTCAGTGCTATAGAGATTGGGAGCAAGGTGTTCCGAATAGTGTCATTGCCCGCAAGTTTCATCTAGGGCTTGTGCAGGGTTGCGCAGAGCTGGCAGTTCAAGGAATGCGTGATACTACGCTTAATACGATAGCTCTTTCAGGTGGAGTTATGCAAAGTTTTACTATCGGGAAAGAGCTTCCAGAAGCACTTGCAGCTCAAGGGCACACTGTGATTCAGCATACACAATTGCCGCCTAACGATGGGTGCATATCGTTAGGACAAGCAGCATACGGTAGGCAGTGGTTATTGAATCAGAGTGAGTAG
- a CDS encoding dihydroorotate dehydrogenase has translation MTMNVALPGSSGLQFKNPILTASGTFGYGVEFAPYGDLTTLGGIVVKGLSLQPRAGNPMPRIAETPCGMLNAVGLQNSGVETFIKEKLPKLPTEELPVIANIYACDPAEFGELTGVLAAEEGIAAIEVNISCPNVQEGGILFGQDPLLAASVTSAVKKAAGTKPVIIKLSPNVTDITTIAKAVEDAGADVISCINTLSGMGVDIRSRKPLLANVIGGLSGPAIKPVALRCTHQVCKAVSIPVIGMGGIASAEDVLEFILVGAHAVQVGTANFLRPDFSFRLVNELEKLMEEMNITDLEEFRGSLKL, from the coding sequence ATGACGATGAACGTAGCGCTTCCCGGCTCTAGCGGTTTACAGTTTAAAAACCCTATTCTTACTGCATCCGGTACATTTGGATACGGTGTTGAGTTCGCACCCTACGGCGACCTTACAACCCTTGGCGGTATTGTTGTAAAAGGGCTTTCCCTTCAGCCGCGTGCTGGCAATCCAATGCCGCGTATTGCGGAAACCCCGTGCGGTATGCTGAATGCTGTTGGTTTGCAGAACTCCGGTGTGGAAACTTTTATCAAAGAAAAGCTTCCAAAACTTCCTACAGAAGAACTTCCGGTTATTGCAAACATCTACGCATGCGACCCTGCTGAGTTTGGCGAGTTAACAGGCGTACTTGCAGCCGAAGAAGGTATTGCAGCGATTGAAGTGAATATTTCCTGCCCTAACGTGCAGGAAGGTGGCATTCTTTTCGGGCAAGATCCGTTGCTGGCAGCGAGTGTTACAAGTGCTGTAAAGAAAGCTGCTGGAACCAAGCCTGTTATCATCAAGCTTAGCCCGAATGTTACCGACATCACAACCATTGCGAAAGCAGTAGAAGATGCTGGTGCAGATGTAATATCTTGTATCAACACTCTTTCCGGAATGGGCGTTGATATCCGTTCCCGTAAGCCTCTTCTCGCAAATGTGATCGGCGGGCTTTCCGGTCCTGCAATTAAACCAGTTGCATTGCGCTGTACTCATCAGGTGTGCAAAGCTGTTTCTATTCCGGTTATCGGCATGGGCGGCATTGCTTCTGCTGAAGATGTGCTTGAGTTTATCCTTGTTGGCGCACATGCAGTACAGGTTGGCACAGCAAACTTCCTCCGCCCTGACTTTTCATTCCGTCTTGTAAACGAACTTGAAAAGCTGATGGAAGAAATGAATATTACTGATCTTGAAGAATTTAGAGGTTCACTGAAGCTCTAA
- a CDS encoding dihydroorotate dehydrogenase electron transfer subunit — protein MHQEQCTTLTVLDTVPFGSVSGESLFFALRIERPDWADWQPGQFVMLRPEGWALDMMWARPFSICRVSKRDLVIFFQVVGRGTKRLAQLKAGDKVVVWGPLGTPFAVEEKTSTLLLAGGIGIAPLVAYAQKHPQPWNLHMEFGHRMPLNCYPFESMNERITAASHLERGPDDLAHFLDLVETSIKEYAESDGLVLACGPTPFLRAIQGFAAKHNARCQLSLENRMACGVGACLGCVTKTTDKMTAKGVAAGRAQACEHGPVFWSDQIILDEE, from the coding sequence ATGCATCAGGAACAATGCACTACACTTACAGTCCTTGATACTGTCCCGTTTGGATCAGTATCCGGCGAAAGCCTTTTTTTCGCCCTACGCATTGAGCGCCCGGATTGGGCAGACTGGCAGCCAGGCCAATTTGTGATGCTTCGCCCGGAAGGGTGGGCGCTTGATATGATGTGGGCGCGTCCCTTTTCAATTTGTCGCGTAAGCAAACGCGATCTGGTAATCTTTTTTCAGGTTGTAGGGCGTGGAACAAAGCGTCTTGCACAGTTAAAAGCAGGGGATAAAGTTGTGGTATGGGGACCTCTTGGTACTCCATTTGCCGTAGAAGAAAAAACTTCTACGTTGCTGCTGGCTGGCGGTATTGGTATTGCGCCGCTTGTTGCATACGCACAAAAGCATCCACAGCCGTGGAACCTGCACATGGAGTTCGGGCACAGAATGCCTTTGAACTGCTACCCGTTCGAATCTATGAATGAACGTATTACCGCAGCAAGCCATCTTGAGCGTGGTCCTGATGACTTGGCTCATTTTCTTGATTTGGTGGAAACCAGTATTAAGGAATATGCAGAGAGCGATGGTCTTGTACTTGCTTGTGGTCCTACGCCGTTTTTACGTGCGATTCAGGGCTTTGCGGCTAAACATAACGCCCGTTGTCAGCTTTCTTTAGAAAACCGCATGGCGTGCGGTGTTGGTGCATGTTTGGGTTGTGTAACCAAAACCACCGATAAAATGACAGCAAAAGGTGTGGCAGCTGGTCGCGCACAGGCATGCGAACATGGTCCTGTGTTCTGGTCGGATCAAATTATTCTGGACGAAGAGTAA
- a CDS encoding U32 family peptidase translates to MENKPEILAPAGDKNAFLAAIAAGADAVYLGLKHFSARMAADNFSSTELSKMVELAHKEDRKVYVAMNTLVKPGDPDSAARLIGRLQRDVGPDALIMQDLGMVEVAKQVGFTGELHLSTLANVTHPAAFKVAQDMGVDRIILPRELDIDEVRQCSDACPEDMTLEMFVHGALCYCVSGRCYWSSYMGGKSGLRGRCVQPCRRVYQQKARKGRFFSCQDLSLDVLAKTLLPIENLKSWKIEGRKKGPHYVYYVTTAYKLLRDHPNDPKARKQAEQILEQALGRPSTHSTFLPQKRRSPVNPGEQTSSGRLVGKITVEPPKKAKKGERTYPKYFFKPRFELLKADYLRIGYEDEQWHFTDRVPHPVPKNGTFVLRAPAGKRPKSGTPVFLIDRREQEMIKILREWEGKLSRCKGRKSASIEANVIYPAKGKRPRSMTILMRDHLPHGKQGKAGKFTDTANGIWLGQRSLKTVGRTLFGRMSWWLPPVIWPNEENKWRSMIKQALRQGARHFVLGSPWQAAFFEGARNIDLIAGPFCNPSNPAAIAALKKMGFKGAIVSPELSQEDIMELPKQSCLPLGIVLYGYWPMGISRFPLEGVKPNEPFYSPKGECFWLRRYGQNSWIYPGWPMDIEKNKQQLLQAGYTMFVKLMEKPPAAVPEAKRTSPFNWDLTLL, encoded by the coding sequence ATGGAAAATAAACCTGAAATTTTGGCACCTGCCGGTGATAAGAATGCATTTCTTGCAGCAATTGCTGCCGGTGCAGACGCTGTATACCTTGGCTTAAAGCACTTCTCCGCTCGTATGGCGGCGGACAACTTCTCCTCTACTGAATTATCCAAGATGGTAGAACTTGCCCACAAGGAAGACCGCAAAGTCTATGTAGCAATGAACACTCTTGTTAAGCCGGGTGATCCTGACTCCGCAGCACGTCTTATCGGCAGACTTCAGCGCGATGTAGGCCCTGATGCGCTCATCATGCAGGATCTCGGTATGGTTGAAGTTGCAAAGCAAGTTGGATTTACGGGCGAACTGCATCTGTCCACATTGGCAAACGTAACCCATCCCGCAGCGTTCAAAGTCGCGCAGGACATGGGCGTAGATCGTATTATTCTTCCGCGTGAATTAGATATTGATGAAGTCCGCCAGTGCAGTGATGCATGCCCTGAAGACATGACACTCGAAATGTTTGTACACGGTGCACTTTGCTACTGTGTTTCCGGTCGCTGTTACTGGTCAAGCTACATGGGTGGTAAATCTGGACTGCGTGGGCGCTGCGTTCAGCCTTGTCGTCGCGTGTACCAACAGAAAGCGCGTAAAGGTCGCTTCTTCTCCTGTCAGGATTTATCGTTGGATGTTCTGGCAAAGACGCTTCTTCCTATTGAAAATCTCAAATCATGGAAGATCGAAGGGCGTAAAAAAGGACCGCATTACGTTTACTACGTAACCACCGCATACAAATTATTACGCGACCATCCTAACGACCCGAAAGCACGCAAGCAGGCTGAGCAAATTTTGGAACAGGCACTCGGACGCCCTTCCACACACAGCACATTCCTGCCGCAAAAACGTCGTTCTCCTGTTAATCCGGGTGAACAGACCAGCTCTGGTCGTCTTGTGGGTAAAATCACCGTTGAACCGCCGAAAAAAGCGAAAAAAGGTGAACGCACCTACCCTAAATATTTCTTCAAGCCACGCTTTGAACTGCTTAAGGCGGATTATCTACGAATCGGGTACGAAGATGAACAGTGGCACTTTACCGACCGAGTTCCGCATCCTGTACCAAAGAACGGAACCTTTGTGCTGCGTGCTCCTGCCGGTAAACGCCCGAAAAGCGGCACGCCTGTCTTCTTGATTGACCGTCGTGAGCAGGAAATGATCAAAATTCTGCGAGAATGGGAAGGCAAGCTTTCCCGTTGCAAAGGCAGAAAAAGTGCTTCTATTGAAGCAAACGTCATCTACCCTGCAAAGGGTAAGCGTCCACGCTCCATGACAATTTTGATGCGTGACCACCTGCCGCACGGCAAACAGGGCAAAGCTGGTAAATTTACCGACACTGCTAACGGAATCTGGCTCGGTCAGCGTTCGTTGAAAACTGTAGGGCGTACTCTCTTTGGTCGTATGTCATGGTGGCTTCCACCAGTAATCTGGCCAAACGAAGAAAACAAATGGCGCTCTATGATTAAGCAGGCACTGCGTCAGGGTGCTCGCCACTTTGTTCTCGGCTCTCCTTGGCAAGCTGCCTTTTTTGAAGGTGCTCGCAATATCGACCTTATCGCAGGCCCGTTCTGTAACCCGTCCAACCCTGCTGCCATCGCAGCATTAAAAAAGATGGGCTTCAAGGGCGCGATAGTTTCTCCTGAGCTGTCTCAGGAAGATATTATGGAACTGCCTAAACAGAGCTGTCTACCACTCGGTATTGTTCTGTACGGCTACTGGCCTATGGGCATCTCCCGCTTCCCTCTGGAAGGCGTAAAGCCGAATGAACCATTCTATTCTCCAAAAGGTGAATGTTTCTGGCTGCGTCGCTATGGTCAAAACTCATGGATTTACCCGGGGTGGCCAATGGACATTGAAAAGAACAAACAGCAGCTTCTTCAGGCTGGGTACACCATGTTTGTTAAACTGATGGAAAAACCACCAGCAGCAGTACCGGAAGCAAAACGCACCTCCCCATTCAACTGGGATTTAACGTTGTTATAA
- a CDS encoding DUF4911 domain-containing protein, with the protein MGKKRTRKPRPPLPAPSWSMMLYAKIEKKYIGMFRFLLEAQDNLGYASVVDNYDCVLKITFSPHQEREIRSFLKGMQQTIPFEIMERPVE; encoded by the coding sequence ATGGGAAAAAAACGCACAAGAAAACCGCGTCCACCGTTACCGGCTCCTAGCTGGTCGATGATGCTGTATGCAAAGATTGAGAAGAAATATATCGGCATGTTTCGCTTTTTATTAGAAGCGCAGGACAACCTCGGATACGCATCTGTGGTTGATAATTACGACTGTGTGCTGAAAATTACGTTTTCACCGCATCAGGAACGTGAAATTCGAAGCTTTCTCAAAGGAATGCAGCAAACTATTCCGTTTGAAATTATGGAACGTCCGGTGGAATAA
- a CDS encoding oligopeptide/dipeptide ABC transporter ATP-binding protein — protein sequence MSITTFLELKNITRRFSVDQPLFSTAPRELTAVRDVSLAIAKGTTLGLVGESGCGKSTLAKIVAHLLPPSSGDILLEGESIWHGSSETIRSLPQRIQMIFQDPVSSLNPRKNIGKSIQEALDVHRIGKSSDRKKTVTDLLERVGMRAEHYARYPHEFSGGQRQRIAIARSLVLNPDFIVCDEPVSALDVSVQAQVLNLLKELQTAFGLTYLFISHDLAVVGHVSDVIAVMYLGRIVELTDAQKLFDNALHPYTQVLLQAVPVPIPGRRHAAKAQNGDLPSPLTPPQGCPFHPRCSKAMQVCKEVTPNWLEVEKDHHVLCHLYS from the coding sequence ATGAGTATTACCACCTTCTTAGAACTTAAAAATATCACTCGCAGGTTTTCCGTAGACCAGCCTTTATTTTCGACAGCTCCCAGAGAATTAACAGCCGTTCGTGACGTCAGCCTTGCCATTGCCAAAGGAACAACGCTCGGTTTGGTTGGGGAAAGTGGCTGTGGTAAATCTACATTGGCAAAAATTGTTGCACACCTGCTCCCGCCATCTTCCGGCGATATTTTACTGGAAGGCGAATCCATATGGCACGGAAGCAGCGAAACAATACGTTCTTTGCCCCAGCGCATCCAAATGATTTTCCAAGATCCTGTGTCGTCACTGAACCCACGTAAGAACATTGGGAAAAGTATTCAGGAAGCGCTGGATGTACACCGTATCGGCAAATCCAGTGACAGAAAAAAAACTGTAACGGACTTGCTAGAACGCGTCGGCATGCGCGCCGAACATTACGCACGTTACCCACATGAATTTTCCGGTGGTCAACGGCAGCGTATCGCAATTGCCCGCTCTTTGGTGCTAAATCCCGACTTTATTGTATGCGATGAGCCTGTTTCTGCGCTGGATGTATCTGTTCAAGCGCAGGTACTGAACCTGCTTAAAGAACTGCAAACCGCATTCGGGCTGACGTACCTGTTTATCTCGCACGACTTGGCAGTAGTTGGGCATGTAAGCGATGTAATCGCAGTTATGTACCTTGGTCGCATTGTCGAACTTACAGATGCACAAAAATTATTTGATAATGCGCTGCACCCTTACACCCAAGTACTTTTGCAAGCTGTACCCGTCCCGATTCCAGGAAGGCGGCATGCTGCCAAAGCACAAAACGGCGACTTGCCAAGCCCGTTAACACCGCCGCAAGGTTGTCCTTTTCATCCCCGTTGTTCTAAAGCCATGCAAGTTTGCAAAGAGGTAACTCCCAACTGGCTTGAAGTGGAAAAAGACCACCATGTCCTGTGTCATTTATACTCCTAG